A part of Capsicum annuum cultivar UCD-10X-F1 chromosome 6, UCD10Xv1.1, whole genome shotgun sequence genomic DNA contains:
- the LOC107873463 gene encoding uncharacterized protein LOC107873463 encodes MPNLGANTADTEANVSVHNADSRRHRGRRQRQRPSMAAGSETTTDGSFHLTDSESDQSWHSPLCSMDGISVHCDEEIDLESGELEMKLLDSNKEERDCRICHLSLLKSGGISTGGDQVQETSVGMAIELGCSCKGDLAAAHKQCAETWFKTKGNTICEICGTNALNIAGELTNEANTAAVATLAASAAPVAFSETRSFWHGRRVMNFLLASMVFAFVISWLFHFNILP; translated from the exons ATGCCTAATCTTGGAGCTAATACAGCTGACACGGAGGCAAATGTTAGTGTCCATAATGCCGATTCCCGCCGGCACCGTGGCCGTCGTCAACGACAACGGCCATCCATGGCGGCGGGCAGTGAGACAACAACTGATGGGAGTTTCCACTTGACTGATTCTGAATCTGACCAGTCTTGGCACTCGCCTTTATGCTCTATGGATGGTATTTCAGTACATTGTGATGAAGAGATTGATTTGGAGAGTGGTGAATTGGAGATGAAGTTGCTTGATAGTAATAAAGAAGAGAGGGATTGTAGGATTTGTCATTTGAGTTTGTTGAAAAGTGGAGGGATTAGTACTGGTGGAGACCAAGTACAAGAGACTTCAGTAGGGATGGCTATTGAATTGGGATGTTCTTGCAAAGGTGACTTGGCTGCTGCTCACAAGCAATGTGCTGAGACTTGGTTCAAAACCAAGGGAAACAC AATTTGTGAAATCTGTGGTACCAATGCATTGAACATTGCTGGAGAGCTGACAAATGAAGCTAATACTGCTGCAGTAGCCACTCTTGCAGCATCCGCAGCACCTGTAGCTTTTTCTGAAACCAGAAGCTTTTGGCATGGGCGTCGTGTCATGAATTTTCTACTTGCATCCATGGTTTTTGCCTTTGTCATCTCATGGCTTTTTCACTTCAATATATTGCCGTAG